In Vallicoccus soli, the following are encoded in one genomic region:
- a CDS encoding DsbA family protein: protein MTSQPTPSRKAARAELAARRRAEAEAARRRERLVRAGVVGLVLAAVVVAGVVLAVRDRNASEEAARQPVPAGATGVGGGIAVGPADAPVLDLWEDFQCPACAQLERTTGPTIEQLVDDGELRVVYHPLSFLDDNLGNDASRRSAAAAGCAADAGVFREYHDAVFAAQPAEEGVGYTDEQLLEAGRTAGLDGAAYDTFATCVDEGRYDGWVRQVADSQDEADVRGTPTLRLDGRTLEGPELTPEGLTAAVRAAAAS from the coding sequence GTGACCAGCCAGCCGACGCCCTCCCGCAAGGCCGCCCGCGCGGAGCTCGCCGCCCGCCGCCGCGCCGAGGCCGAGGCCGCGCGCCGCCGCGAGCGGCTCGTGCGCGCCGGCGTCGTCGGGCTCGTGCTGGCCGCGGTCGTCGTCGCCGGGGTCGTGCTGGCCGTGCGCGACCGCAACGCCTCCGAGGAGGCCGCGCGCCAGCCGGTGCCGGCCGGTGCCACGGGCGTCGGCGGGGGCATCGCGGTCGGCCCGGCGGACGCGCCGGTGCTGGACCTCTGGGAGGACTTCCAGTGCCCGGCCTGCGCGCAGCTCGAGCGCACGACCGGGCCGACCATCGAGCAGCTCGTCGACGACGGGGAGCTGCGGGTCGTCTACCACCCGCTGTCCTTCCTCGACGACAACCTCGGCAACGACGCCAGCCGGCGCTCCGCCGCGGCCGCCGGGTGCGCGGCGGACGCGGGCGTGTTCCGCGAGTACCACGACGCCGTGTTCGCCGCGCAGCCCGCCGAGGAGGGCGTCGGCTACACCGACGAGCAGCTCCTCGAGGCCGGGCGCACCGCCGGGCTCGACGGGGCCGCGTACGACACCTTCGCCACCTGCGTCGACGAGGGCCGGTACGACGGCTGGGTGCGCCAGGTGGCGGACAGCCAGGACGAGGCCGACGTGCGCGGCACCCCGACGCTGCGCCTCGACGGGCGCACGCTGGAGGGCCCGGAGCTCACGCCCGAGGGCCTGACGGCCGCGGTCCGCGCCGCCGCCGCCTCCTGA
- a CDS encoding VIT1/CCC1 transporter family protein, translated as MSVSGAEVHHEHRDVTGGWLRPAVFGAMDGLVSNAALIAGVAGGGAAPRTVVLAGVAGLASGAFSMAAGEYTSVASQRELTRAELDVERRELLRNPEAERAELAAVYVARGVDPDLADRVAAQLSRDPEQALEVHAREELGVDPGDLPSPALAAGSSFASFALGALVPLLPYLLGARALALAVAAALAGLFLCGAVVGRITARPWWWTGGRQLVLGALAAGLSWLLGGLVGAGLG; from the coding sequence GTGAGCGTCAGCGGGGCCGAGGTCCACCACGAGCACCGCGACGTCACCGGCGGCTGGCTGCGCCCGGCGGTCTTCGGCGCGATGGATGGGCTCGTGTCCAACGCCGCCCTCATCGCCGGCGTCGCCGGCGGGGGAGCGGCGCCGCGCACCGTGGTGCTCGCGGGCGTCGCCGGGCTGGCCTCCGGCGCGTTCTCCATGGCCGCGGGGGAGTACACCTCGGTCGCCTCCCAGCGCGAGCTCACCCGCGCGGAGCTCGACGTCGAGCGCCGGGAGCTGCTGCGCAACCCCGAGGCGGAGCGGGCCGAGCTCGCCGCGGTGTACGTCGCGCGCGGGGTCGACCCCGACCTCGCCGACCGGGTCGCGGCCCAGCTCTCGCGCGACCCCGAGCAGGCGCTCGAGGTGCACGCGCGGGAGGAGTTGGGCGTCGACCCCGGCGACCTGCCCTCGCCCGCGCTGGCCGCCGGCTCCTCCTTCGCCTCCTTCGCCCTCGGGGCGCTCGTGCCGCTGCTGCCCTACCTGCTCGGGGCCCGCGCGCTCGCGCTCGCGGTCGCCGCGGCCCTGGCCGGGCTCTTCCTCTGCGGCGCCGTCGTCGGGCGCATCACCGCCCGGCCCTGGTGGTGGACCGGCGGGCGCCAGCTCGTGCTGGGCGCGCTGGCCGCGGGCCTGAGCTGGCTGCTGGGCGGCCTGGTGGGCGCCGGGCTCGGCTGA
- the trpA gene encoding tryptophan synthase subunit alpha, protein MSRLSEVLAGARAEGRAALVGYLPAGYPSVEGSAEACRALVAGGCDVVEVGLPYSDPLMDGPVIQAAAEAALRAGTRTGDVVRVAGAVAATGAAALVMSYWNPVERYGVDRFADELAAAGGSGVITPDLTPDEGGAWHAATGRTGLDRIYLVAPSSTDERIAWTVQHCSGFVYAASTMGVTGARTSVAGTARSLVERVRRATDLPVCVGLGVSTAEQAAEVAGYADGVIVGSAFVRRLLDAERAGRPADGVEGVRALAEELAAGVRAAPRPAPA, encoded by the coding sequence GTGAGCCGGCTCTCCGAGGTCCTGGCCGGCGCTCGCGCCGAGGGGCGCGCCGCGCTGGTGGGCTACCTGCCCGCGGGCTACCCCAGCGTCGAGGGGTCCGCGGAGGCGTGCCGCGCGCTCGTGGCCGGCGGGTGCGACGTCGTCGAGGTGGGGCTGCCCTACTCCGACCCGCTCATGGACGGCCCGGTCATCCAGGCCGCGGCCGAGGCCGCCCTGCGCGCCGGCACCCGCACCGGGGACGTCGTCCGGGTCGCCGGCGCCGTCGCCGCCACCGGCGCCGCCGCGCTCGTCATGAGCTACTGGAACCCGGTCGAGCGCTACGGCGTCGACCGCTTCGCCGACGAGCTCGCCGCCGCCGGCGGCAGCGGGGTCATCACCCCGGACCTCACCCCCGACGAGGGCGGCGCCTGGCACGCGGCGACCGGGCGCACCGGCCTGGACCGGATCTACCTCGTGGCCCCGTCGTCCACCGACGAGCGCATCGCCTGGACCGTCCAGCACTGCAGCGGCTTCGTGTACGCCGCGTCGACCATGGGCGTCACCGGCGCGCGCACCTCCGTCGCCGGCACCGCGCGGTCGCTCGTCGAGCGGGTCCGCCGCGCCACCGACCTGCCGGTGTGCGTCGGGCTCGGCGTCTCGACGGCGGAGCAGGCGGCCGAGGTGGCGGGCTACGCCGACGGCGTCATCGTCGGCTCGGCGTTCGTGCGCCGGCTGCTCGACGCGGAGCGCGCCGGTCGGCCCGCGGACGGGGTCGAGGGCGTGCGCGCGCTGGCGGAGGAGCTGGCGGCGGGGGTGCGGGCGGCCCCGCGGCCCGCCCCGGCCTGA
- the lgt gene encoding prolipoprotein diacylglyceryl transferase: MILASIPSPSQGVWHLGPFPLRAYALCIIAGIVAAVVIGERRWVARGGRPGTVGDVAVWAVPAGIVGGRLYHVLSTPQPYFGEGGRPLDALKVWEGGLGIWGAVVLGGVGAWIGCRRRGIPLPPFADAIAPGIAVAQALGRWGNWFNQELFGRPTDLPWSLEIDPQHRPDEFADVATFHPAFLYESLWCLLVAGAVVLADRRWRLGHGRVFALYVALYCLGRSVFEALRVDPANDVLGLRVNQWVALLVMLGAVAYLVVSARRRPGREAEVEPPAQDALAAGGEGGPGARP; this comes from the coding sequence GTGATCCTCGCCAGCATCCCGAGCCCGTCGCAGGGGGTGTGGCACCTCGGGCCCTTCCCGCTGCGGGCCTACGCGCTGTGCATCATCGCCGGCATCGTCGCCGCCGTCGTCATCGGCGAGCGGCGGTGGGTCGCCCGCGGCGGGCGGCCCGGGACCGTCGGCGACGTCGCCGTGTGGGCGGTGCCCGCCGGCATCGTCGGCGGCCGGCTCTACCACGTGCTGTCGACCCCGCAGCCGTACTTCGGTGAGGGCGGGCGGCCCCTGGACGCGCTCAAGGTCTGGGAGGGCGGGCTCGGCATCTGGGGCGCGGTCGTCCTCGGCGGGGTGGGCGCCTGGATCGGCTGCCGGCGCCGCGGCATCCCGCTGCCGCCCTTCGCCGACGCCATCGCGCCGGGCATCGCCGTCGCGCAGGCGCTCGGCCGCTGGGGCAACTGGTTCAACCAGGAGCTCTTCGGGCGGCCGACCGACCTGCCGTGGTCCTTGGAGATCGACCCGCAGCACCGGCCCGACGAGTTCGCCGACGTGGCCACCTTCCACCCGGCCTTCCTGTACGAGTCGCTCTGGTGCCTGCTCGTGGCGGGGGCCGTCGTCCTGGCGGACCGCCGCTGGCGCCTCGGCCACGGCCGGGTCTTCGCGCTGTACGTCGCGCTGTACTGCCTGGGGCGCTCGGTCTTCGAGGCGCTGCGCGTCGACCCCGCCAACGACGTGCTCGGCCTGCGCGTGAACCAGTGGGTGGCGCTGCTCGTCATGCTCGGGGCCGTCGCCTACCTCGTCGTGTCGGCGCGGCGCCGGCCCGGGCGCGAGGCGGAGGTCGAGCCGCCGGCGCAGGACGCGCTGGCGGCCGGCGGCGAGGGCGGGCCCGGGGCCCGGCCGTGA
- the gltB gene encoding glutamate synthase large subunit, producing MVATLSGEPTHDIVEKALTALRNLDHRGASGAEVDSGDGAGILTQVPDAFLRAVAGVELPPAGAYAVGTAFLPVDPAAAAEAVAGVERIAAEEGLAVLGWRDVPTAPDLLGATARSCMPAFRQVFVAAASGRVVGLGLDRLAYALRKRAEHELGLYFPSLSARTLVYKGMLTTGQLEPFFPDLSDRRFASELALVHSRFSTNTFPSWPLSHPYRFIAHNGEINTVKGNRNWMAARESTLASDLIPGDLQRLTPICSPDASDSASFDEVLELLHLGGRSLPHAVLMMIPEAWENHGQMDPSRKAFYEFHSTFMEPWDGPACVTFTDGTLVGAVLDRNGLRPARYWVTDDGLVVLASEAGVLDIAPERVVRKGRLQPGRMFLVDTEHGRIVDDEEVKAEVAGAAPYGEWLHAGLVHLDDLPEREHVVHTHASVTRRQRTFGYTQEELRLLVAPMARSGAEPIGSMGTDTPVAVLSERPRLLFDYFSQLFAQVTNPPLDAIREELVTALGTTIGPEHNLLTATPAHCRQIVLPFPVIDNDELAKIVHVNRDGDLPGFATTRVKGLYRVSEGGEGLAARLEEINAEVSAAIAGGARFVVLSDRDSDGELAPIPSLLLTASVHHHLIRERTRTQVGLLVEAGDVREVHHVALLIGYGAAAVNPYLAMESVEDLIAQGVVTGVEPRDAVARLIKALGKGVLKVMSKMGISTVASYRGAQVFEALGLSQELVDRYFAGTTSRLGGVGIDVIAEEVAQRHRQAYPARGSSAEHQRLEVGGEYQWRRDGERHLFDPETVFRLQHATRSRQYEIFKGYTKLVDDQSERLMTLRGLFALREGVRPPVPLDEVEPVSEIVKRFNTGAMSYGSISQEAHETLAIAMNRLGGKSNTGEGGEDPDRFTRDPDGDLRRSAVKQVASGRFGVTSEYLVNADDIQIKMAQGAKPGEGGQLPGHKVYPWIAKTRYSTPGVGLISPPPHHDIYSIEDLAQLIHDLKNANTEARVHVKLVAEVGVGTVAAGVSKAHADVVLISGHDGGTGASPLTSLKHAGGPWELGLAETQQTLLLNGLRDRIVVQADGQLKTGRDVVIAALLGAEEYGFATAPLVVSGCIMMRVCHLDTCPVGVATQNPELRKRFTGKPEFVVNFFEFVAQEVREHLAALGFRSLDEAVGRADMLDTRRAVEHWKAAGLDLAPVLHVPDLPEGASRRRTVPQDHGLQKALDHQLLSLAADAVEHGTPVQLRLPVRNVNRTVGTMLGAEVTRRHGGRGLPDGTIDVTLTGSAGQSFGAFVPRGITLRLVGDANDYVGKGLSGGRVVVRPDEAAPFEAERNVVAGNVCLYGATSGEAYVRGLVGERFAVRNSGASAVVEGVGDHGCEYMTGGTVVVLGPTGRNFAAGMSGGTAYLLDLRPERVNAAMVQLEELDEEDRTLVRGLVERHAQETGSPVAAGLLEDWAAAAARFTKVMPTDYKRVLSARAAALEEGLAPDSPETLQRIMEATHG from the coding sequence ATGGTCGCGACGCTCTCCGGCGAGCCCACCCACGACATCGTGGAGAAGGCGCTCACCGCGCTGCGCAACCTCGACCACCGCGGCGCCTCCGGCGCCGAGGTCGACTCCGGCGACGGCGCGGGCATCCTCACCCAGGTCCCCGACGCGTTCCTGCGTGCCGTGGCCGGCGTGGAGCTGCCGCCGGCGGGGGCGTACGCGGTGGGCACCGCCTTCCTGCCCGTCGACCCGGCCGCCGCGGCCGAGGCCGTGGCCGGCGTGGAGCGCATCGCCGCCGAGGAGGGCCTCGCCGTCCTCGGCTGGCGCGACGTGCCGACCGCGCCGGACCTGCTCGGCGCGACCGCGCGCTCGTGCATGCCGGCGTTCCGCCAGGTGTTCGTCGCCGCGGCCTCCGGCCGGGTCGTCGGCCTGGGCCTGGACCGCCTGGCCTACGCGCTGCGCAAGCGCGCCGAGCACGAGCTCGGGCTCTACTTCCCGTCGCTGTCCGCGCGGACGCTGGTCTACAAGGGCATGCTCACGACCGGGCAGCTCGAGCCGTTCTTCCCCGACCTGTCCGACCGGCGGTTCGCCTCCGAGCTCGCGCTCGTGCACTCGCGCTTCTCGACGAACACGTTCCCGTCGTGGCCGCTGTCGCACCCCTACCGCTTCATCGCCCACAACGGCGAGATCAACACGGTCAAGGGCAACCGCAACTGGATGGCCGCGCGCGAGAGCACGCTCGCCAGCGACCTCATCCCGGGCGACCTGCAGCGCCTGACCCCGATCTGCTCGCCCGACGCCAGCGACTCCGCCTCGTTCGACGAGGTGCTCGAGCTGCTGCACCTGGGCGGGCGCTCGCTGCCGCACGCGGTGCTCATGATGATCCCGGAGGCCTGGGAGAACCACGGGCAGATGGACCCGTCCCGCAAGGCCTTCTACGAGTTCCACTCCACGTTCATGGAGCCCTGGGACGGCCCGGCCTGCGTGACCTTCACCGACGGCACGCTCGTCGGCGCGGTCCTCGACCGCAACGGCCTGCGCCCCGCGCGCTACTGGGTGACCGACGACGGGCTCGTCGTCCTCGCCTCGGAGGCGGGCGTCCTCGACATCGCGCCCGAGCGGGTGGTCCGCAAGGGCCGGCTCCAGCCCGGGCGCATGTTCCTCGTCGACACCGAGCACGGGCGCATCGTCGACGACGAGGAGGTCAAGGCCGAGGTCGCCGGCGCGGCGCCGTACGGGGAGTGGCTGCACGCCGGCCTCGTCCACCTCGACGACCTGCCCGAGCGCGAGCACGTCGTGCACACGCACGCCTCGGTGACCCGCCGTCAGCGCACCTTCGGCTACACCCAGGAGGAGCTGCGCCTGCTCGTCGCGCCGATGGCGCGCTCGGGCGCCGAGCCGATCGGCTCGATGGGCACCGACACCCCCGTGGCCGTGCTCTCCGAGCGCCCGCGGCTGCTCTTCGACTACTTCAGCCAGCTCTTCGCGCAGGTCACCAACCCGCCGCTCGACGCGATCCGCGAGGAGCTCGTCACGGCGCTCGGCACGACCATCGGCCCCGAGCACAACCTGCTCACGGCCACCCCGGCGCACTGCCGCCAGATCGTGCTGCCGTTCCCCGTCATCGACAACGACGAGCTCGCCAAGATCGTCCACGTCAACCGCGACGGCGACCTGCCCGGCTTCGCCACGACCCGGGTCAAGGGCCTCTACCGCGTCTCCGAGGGCGGCGAGGGCCTGGCCGCGCGGCTGGAGGAGATCAACGCGGAGGTCTCGGCCGCGATCGCCGGCGGCGCGCGCTTCGTCGTGCTCTCCGACCGCGACTCCGACGGCGAGCTCGCGCCCATCCCCTCGCTGCTGCTCACCGCGTCGGTGCACCACCACCTCATCCGAGAGCGCACCCGCACCCAGGTCGGCCTGCTCGTGGAGGCCGGCGACGTGCGCGAGGTCCACCACGTCGCGCTGCTCATCGGCTACGGCGCGGCCGCGGTCAACCCCTACCTCGCCATGGAGAGCGTCGAGGACCTCATCGCGCAGGGCGTCGTCACCGGTGTCGAGCCGCGCGACGCCGTGGCGCGGCTCATCAAGGCGCTCGGCAAGGGCGTGCTCAAGGTGATGTCCAAGATGGGCATCTCGACGGTGGCGTCCTACCGCGGCGCGCAGGTCTTCGAGGCGCTCGGGCTGTCCCAGGAGCTGGTCGACCGCTACTTCGCGGGCACCACGTCCCGCCTCGGCGGCGTCGGCATCGACGTCATCGCCGAGGAGGTCGCGCAGCGGCACCGCCAGGCGTACCCGGCCCGCGGCTCGTCCGCGGAGCACCAGCGCCTCGAGGTGGGCGGGGAGTACCAGTGGCGCCGCGACGGCGAGCGCCACCTCTTCGACCCGGAGACGGTGTTCCGGCTCCAGCACGCCACCCGCTCGCGGCAGTACGAGATCTTCAAGGGCTACACCAAGCTCGTCGACGACCAGTCCGAGCGGCTCATGACCCTGCGCGGGCTCTTCGCCCTGCGCGAGGGCGTGCGCCCGCCGGTGCCCCTCGACGAGGTCGAGCCGGTCAGCGAGATCGTCAAGCGCTTCAACACCGGCGCGATGTCGTACGGCTCCATCTCCCAGGAGGCGCACGAGACCCTCGCCATCGCGATGAACCGCCTCGGCGGCAAGTCGAACACCGGCGAGGGCGGCGAGGACCCCGACCGCTTCACCCGCGACCCCGACGGCGACCTGCGCCGCTCGGCGGTCAAGCAGGTCGCCAGCGGCCGCTTCGGCGTGACGAGCGAGTACCTCGTCAACGCCGACGACATCCAGATCAAGATGGCGCAGGGCGCCAAGCCCGGCGAGGGCGGGCAGCTGCCCGGGCACAAGGTGTACCCGTGGATCGCCAAGACCCGGTACTCCACGCCCGGCGTCGGCCTCATCTCGCCGCCGCCGCACCACGACATCTACTCGATCGAGGACCTCGCCCAGCTCATCCACGACCTCAAGAACGCCAACACCGAGGCGCGGGTGCACGTCAAGCTCGTCGCCGAGGTGGGCGTGGGCACGGTCGCCGCGGGCGTGAGCAAGGCGCACGCCGACGTCGTCCTCATCTCGGGCCACGACGGCGGCACGGGCGCGTCCCCGCTGACCTCGCTCAAGCACGCGGGCGGGCCGTGGGAGCTCGGGCTCGCCGAGACGCAGCAGACGCTGCTGCTCAACGGCCTGCGCGACCGGATCGTCGTGCAGGCCGACGGGCAGCTCAAGACCGGGCGCGACGTGGTCATCGCCGCGCTGCTCGGCGCCGAGGAGTACGGCTTCGCCACCGCGCCCCTCGTGGTCAGCGGCTGCATCATGATGCGCGTCTGCCACCTCGACACCTGCCCGGTGGGCGTCGCGACGCAGAACCCCGAGCTGCGCAAGCGGTTCACCGGCAAGCCCGAGTTCGTCGTGAACTTCTTCGAGTTCGTGGCCCAGGAGGTGCGCGAGCACCTCGCCGCGCTCGGGTTCCGCTCGCTGGACGAGGCGGTCGGGCGCGCCGACATGCTCGACACCCGGCGGGCGGTCGAGCACTGGAAGGCCGCTGGCCTGGACCTCGCGCCGGTGCTGCACGTGCCGGACCTGCCCGAGGGGGCGAGCCGCCGGCGCACGGTCCCGCAGGACCACGGCCTGCAGAAGGCGCTGGACCACCAGCTGCTCAGCCTCGCCGCGGACGCCGTCGAGCACGGCACGCCGGTGCAGCTGCGCCTGCCGGTGCGCAACGTCAACCGCACCGTCGGCACGATGCTCGGCGCCGAGGTCACCCGGCGCCACGGCGGGCGGGGCCTGCCCGACGGCACGATCGACGTGACCCTCACCGGCTCGGCCGGGCAGTCCTTCGGCGCCTTCGTGCCGCGCGGCATCACGCTGCGGCTCGTCGGCGACGCGAACGACTACGTCGGCAAGGGCCTGTCCGGCGGGCGGGTCGTGGTCCGCCCGGACGAGGCGGCGCCGTTCGAGGCCGAGCGCAACGTCGTCGCCGGCAACGTCTGCCTCTACGGCGCGACGAGCGGCGAGGCGTACGTCCGCGGCCTCGTGGGGGAGCGCTTCGCCGTGCGCAACTCCGGGGCCAGCGCCGTCGTCGAGGGCGTGGGCGACCACGGGTGCGAGTACATGACCGGCGGCACCGTCGTGGTCCTCGGCCCGACCGGCCGCAACTTCGCCGCGGGCATGAGCGGCGGCACCGCGTACCTGCTCGACCTGCGCCCCGAGCGGGTGAACGCGGCGATGGTGCAGCTCGAGGAGCTCGACGAGGAGGACCGCACCCTCGTGCGCGGCCTCGTCGAGCGGCACGCGCAGGAGACCGGCTCGCCGGTCGCCGCCGGGCTGCTCGAGGACTGGGCGGCCGCGGCCGCCCGGTTCACCAAGGTCATGCCGACCGACTACAAGCGGGTGCTGTCCGCGCGGGCCGCCGCGCTCGAGGAGGGCCTGGCCCCCGACAGCCCCGAGACGCTGCAGCGGATCATGGAGGCCACGCATGGCTGA
- the trpC gene encoding indole-3-glycerol phosphate synthase TrpC, with protein sequence MSVLDEILDGVRADLAERQQRVPLEELKERVARRDPARDVLGRLRARGVDVIAEVKRASPSRGALAPIDDPAALAREYEAGGASIISVLTEGRRFGGSLADLDAVRAAVDVPVLRKDFVVSSYQLWEARAHGADLVLLMVVSLDQNALVSLVERAESLGLCPLVEVHDAQEVERAVDAGARLIGVNNRDLRTLQVDPGTFARVAPLIPDGVVKVAESGVRSPHDVIEFARAGADAVLVGETLVTGRDPRASVADLVAAGAHPALRQGRSQ encoded by the coding sequence GTGAGCGTGCTCGACGAGATCCTCGACGGTGTGCGCGCGGACCTCGCCGAGCGCCAGCAGCGCGTCCCGCTCGAGGAGCTCAAGGAGCGGGTGGCCCGGCGCGACCCGGCCCGCGACGTCCTCGGCCGCCTGCGGGCGCGCGGGGTCGACGTCATCGCCGAGGTCAAGCGCGCGAGCCCGAGCCGGGGCGCCCTCGCGCCCATCGACGACCCCGCCGCGCTGGCCCGGGAGTACGAGGCGGGCGGCGCCAGCATCATCAGCGTCCTCACCGAGGGCCGGCGCTTCGGCGGCAGCCTCGCCGACCTCGACGCGGTGCGCGCGGCGGTCGACGTCCCCGTGCTGCGCAAGGACTTCGTGGTGAGCAGCTACCAGCTGTGGGAGGCCCGGGCGCACGGCGCCGACCTCGTGCTGCTCATGGTGGTCTCCCTCGACCAGAACGCGCTCGTCTCCCTCGTGGAGCGGGCCGAGTCGCTGGGCCTGTGCCCGCTGGTCGAGGTGCACGACGCGCAGGAGGTCGAGCGCGCCGTCGACGCCGGCGCCCGCCTCATCGGGGTCAACAACCGCGACCTGCGCACCCTGCAGGTCGACCCGGGCACCTTCGCCCGGGTCGCGCCGCTCATCCCGGACGGCGTCGTCAAGGTCGCCGAGTCCGGGGTGCGCAGCCCGCACGACGTCATCGAGTTCGCCCGCGCCGGGGCGGACGCCGTCCTCGTCGGCGAGACGCTGGTGACCGGGCGCGACCCGCGCGCCTCGGTCGCCGACCTCGTCGCCGCCGGCGCCCACCCGGCCCTGCGCCAGGGGAGGTCCCAGTGA
- a CDS encoding MauE/DoxX family redox-associated membrane protein, whose translation MTTTGTRGGRPGTARRRLPTALARALPWAGLAARLVLGGVLLVAGLLKVGDTDASVRAVRAYELLPDAVETVVGQVLPLAEVALGALLLLGALTRWAALAGGLLMLAFSVGIASAWARGLSIDCGCFGGGGIVEDDRPAAARYLPELLRDAGLAVLAALLVARPRTPFSLDPGDGRTPQDADDDPDHPDHPDHADHADHADHADHADHADHADHPDHPEEGPRP comes from the coding sequence GTGACCACGACCGGCACGCGCGGCGGGCGCCCGGGCACCGCGCGCCGGCGGCTCCCGACCGCCCTCGCCCGCGCGCTGCCCTGGGCCGGGCTGGCGGCGCGCCTCGTGCTCGGCGGCGTCCTCCTCGTCGCCGGGCTGCTCAAGGTCGGCGACACCGACGCCTCGGTGCGCGCGGTCCGGGCGTACGAGCTCCTGCCCGACGCGGTGGAGACCGTCGTCGGCCAGGTGCTGCCCCTCGCCGAGGTGGCGCTCGGCGCGCTGCTGCTCCTGGGGGCGCTCACCCGCTGGGCCGCGCTGGCCGGCGGGCTGCTCATGCTGGCCTTCAGCGTCGGCATCGCCTCGGCCTGGGCGCGCGGGCTGTCCATCGACTGCGGCTGCTTCGGCGGTGGCGGGATCGTCGAGGACGACCGGCCGGCGGCGGCCCGCTACCTGCCCGAGCTGCTGCGCGACGCGGGCCTGGCCGTGCTCGCCGCGCTGCTCGTCGCGCGCCCGCGCACCCCGTTCTCGCTGGACCCCGGGGACGGGCGCACCCCGCAGGACGCCGACGACGACCCCGACCACCCCGACCACCCCGACCACGCCGACCACGCCGACCACGCCGACCACGCCGACCACGCCGACCACGCCGACCACGCCGACCACCCCGACCACCCCGAGGAGGGCCCCCGCCCGTGA
- the trpB gene encoding tryptophan synthase subunit beta — translation MTATVPPVGTPVGHFGPYGGRFVPEALMAALDELAAAWEAARVDPAFREELDGLQRDYTGRPSPLTEVPRFAAHAGGARVLLKREDLNHTGSHKINNVLGQALLTRRMGKRRVIAETGAGQHGVATATAAALFGLDCTVYMGEVDTRRQALNVARMRLLGAEVVPVAAGSATLKDAINEAMRDWVTHVGTTHYLLGTVTGPHPFPAMVRDLHRVIGDEARAQVLERVGRLPDAVAACVGGGSNAMGIFAAFLDDAGVRLHGYEAGGEGVSTGRHSASITGGSPGVLHGARSYVLQDEMGQTVESHSVSAGLDYPSVGPEHAHLHDTGRATYEPVDDAEAMEAFRLLCRTEGIIPAIESAHALAGALRLGRELGPDGVLLVNLSGRGDKDVDTAARWFGVVSDEEIVEAAEATVEAPVEEGSGEGW, via the coding sequence GTGACCGCCACCGTCCCGCCCGTCGGCACCCCCGTGGGCCACTTCGGCCCCTACGGCGGGCGCTTCGTGCCCGAGGCCCTCATGGCCGCGCTCGACGAGCTCGCCGCCGCGTGGGAGGCCGCGCGGGTCGACCCCGCCTTCCGCGAGGAGCTCGACGGGCTCCAGCGGGACTACACGGGCCGCCCGAGCCCGCTGACCGAGGTGCCGCGCTTCGCCGCGCACGCCGGCGGCGCCCGGGTGCTCCTCAAGCGCGAGGACCTCAACCACACCGGCAGCCACAAGATCAACAACGTGCTGGGCCAGGCCTTGCTGACCCGCCGCATGGGCAAGCGGCGGGTCATCGCGGAGACGGGCGCCGGCCAGCACGGCGTCGCCACGGCCACGGCCGCCGCGCTGTTCGGCCTGGACTGCACGGTCTACATGGGCGAGGTCGACACCCGCCGGCAGGCGCTCAACGTCGCCCGCATGCGCCTGCTCGGCGCGGAGGTCGTGCCCGTCGCCGCCGGCTCGGCCACGCTCAAGGACGCCATCAACGAGGCGATGCGCGACTGGGTCACCCACGTCGGGACCACGCACTACCTGCTCGGCACCGTCACCGGGCCGCACCCGTTCCCCGCCATGGTCCGCGACCTGCACCGCGTCATCGGCGACGAGGCCCGCGCCCAGGTCCTCGAGCGCGTCGGGCGGCTCCCCGACGCCGTCGCCGCGTGCGTCGGCGGCGGCTCCAACGCCATGGGCATCTTCGCGGCGTTCCTCGACGACGCGGGGGTGCGCCTGCACGGCTACGAGGCGGGCGGCGAGGGCGTCTCGACCGGGCGCCACTCGGCCTCCATCACCGGCGGGTCCCCGGGCGTGCTGCACGGCGCCCGGTCGTACGTCCTGCAGGACGAGATGGGCCAGACGGTGGAGTCGCACTCGGTGAGCGCGGGCCTGGACTACCCGAGCGTCGGGCCCGAGCACGCCCACCTGCACGACACCGGCCGCGCGACGTACGAGCCCGTCGACGACGCCGAGGCCATGGAGGCGTTCCGGCTGCTCTGCCGCACCGAGGGGATCATCCCGGCGATCGAGTCCGCGCACGCGCTGGCCGGCGCGCTGCGCCTCGGCCGCGAGCTCGGGCCCGACGGCGTGCTGCTCGTCAACCTGTCCGGCCGCGGCGACAAGGACGTCGACACCGCCGCCCGCTGGTTCGGCGTCGTCAGCGACGAGGAGATCGTCGAGGCCGCCGAGGCCACCGTGGAGGCCCCCGTCGAGGAGGGGTCGGGGGAGGGCTGGTGA